One Aphidius gifuensis isolate YNYX2018 linkage group LG5, ASM1490517v1, whole genome shotgun sequence genomic region harbors:
- the LOC122858451 gene encoding 60S ribosome subunit biogenesis protein NIP7 homolog, which yields MRRLSEEQTKLVFEKLTKYIGENVKLLIDRADGNYCFRERKGRVYYVAEKNLGLALTIAPDHLMSFGTCFGKFTKSGKFRLHITALQYLAPYAQHKIWLKSSAEQQFLYGHHVAKAGLGKITENTAQYQGVVVYSMNDIPIGFGVAAKSTSDCKQADPMSTICFHEADIGEYIRSEDTLL from the exons atgagaAGATTATCAGaagaacaaacaaaattagtttttgaaaaactaACAAAATA caTTGGTGAAAATGTTAAATTGTTGATTGATCGAGCAGATGGAAATTATTGTTTCCGTGAAAGAAAAGGTCGTGTATATTATGTAGCTGAAAAAAATCTAGGTTTAGCTTTGACAATTGCCCCAGATCATTTAATGAGTTTTGGTACATGTTTTGGTAAATTTACCAAGTCTGGGAAATTCAGACTGCACATAACAGCTCTTCAATATTTAGCTCCATATGCCcag CACAAAATATGGTTAAAATCATCAGCagaacaacaatttttatatggaCATCATGTTGCTAAAGCTGGTCTAGGTAAAATCACTGAAAATACAGCACAATATCAAGGAGTTGTTGTGTACTCCATGAATGACATTCCAATT GGTTTTGGTGTTGCTGCAAAAAGCACATCAGATTGTAAACAAGCTGATCCAATGTCAACAATTTGCTTTCATGAAGCTGATATAGGAGAATACATTAGATCAGAAGATacacttttataa
- the LOC122858439 gene encoding bifunctional glutamate/proline--tRNA ligase — protein MENLKLVANSQDLPLGALIVSELINSSKKVKITIELIKEWKKPTNIELSNDKEILSDWETSVARILSQQLAPELAGGDSRLEKCRVNSWISFSNGQLANKELSEDDLEFLNKTLSTITYLVGERLTLADIYVFLKINKMEINEKYDHIKRWSKQVFSLPEVKKYIGASSTEKNNQTKKPAVTKKDGPGKKEQGQFIELPGAEMGKVIVRFPPEASGYLHIGHAKAALLNQHYAQAYKGKLIMRFDDTNPAKENVEFEQAILEDLKLLEIKPDRFTHSSDYFELMLEYCEKLITEGKAYADDTPADIMRDQREKKEPSANRDNSVDKNIKMWNEMKAGSEKGQQCCIRAKMFYDSLNGAMRDPTIYRCKPEPHPRTGTKYNVYPTYDFACPIVDSIEGVTLTLRTTEYLDRDDQFYWFIDALGLRRPHIWAYSRLNMTNTVLSKRKLTWFVNEGLVDGWDDPRFPTVRGIVRRGMTVEGLKQFIIAQGSSRSVVFMEWDKIWAFNKKVIDPIAIRYTALNNNELVPVKIDGASEDTLTVQNHPKDPSIGTKKIKVGANILIERTDAETLVEGNNATFVHWGNILIQKINKKNGVITSVDGKLNLENKDYKNTVKLTWLIDDRSDKSSSDKSVPCYAVYFDHIISKGVLGKDDDFKDFVGKETRKEVKLMGESELTRVKKGEIIQLQRKGFFRCDVPYMPASGFTSCEQPLVLFHIPDGHSTASAAPKKTETKKSVTSVSKDSSPSGSSADELSSKIAAQGEKIRQLKADKAEKAVITPEVNLLLKLKSDYKSATGQEWKASPVTASSNNSADDILSKIADQGEKVRQLKSAKADKATVTEAVAVLLKLKDEYKKVTGQEWKPTAVKKETPSSTTSEKQVVSSNNQASSVESDLSKKIETQGNKVRELKSAKADKATVTEAVGVLLKLKEDYKKVTGQEWKTPAVKKETPSSTSEKQMASSNNQASGLDNDLSKKIETQGNKVRELKSAKADKATVTEAVGVLLKLKEEYKKANGQEWKSPTVKQETPLSTSEKQMDSSNNQASSLDNDLSKKIETQGNKVRKLKSAKADKATVTEAVGVLLKLKEDYKKATGQEWKPTNAAATTDAKSSNSNSNTKAKTSEKQQQKKEKPKVQAEKKDDSSKTGTRLGLEARKLEDLSNWYSQVIVKGEMIEYYDVSGCYILRPWSYSIWDIIEDFFDGEIKKLGVENCSFPMFVSKSALEREKDHIDDFAPEVAWVTKSGDSDLAEPIAIRPTSETVMYPSYAKWLKSYRDLPLKLNQWNSVVRWEFKHPQPFLRTREFLWQEGHTAFLTKQEADEEVLQILELYARIYEEYLAIPVVRGRKSEKEKFAGGDYTTTVEAFISASGRAIQGATSHHLGQNFSKMFGIQVEGAEEGSGKSYVYQNSWGITTRTIGVMVMVHGDDKGLVLPPKVAKVQAIIVPCGITATTSPEQRTKLMNECKKLENELKKDNKLKVDGDYRDNYSPGWKFNHWELKGVPIRVELGFKDLEKNQVTLVRRDNGEKLTANRINILDTILQTLDNIQASMLAKATSELNQHIIQTNEWTEFCKKLDEKNLLLSPFCGEISCEDKIKAESTREESDAGAPSMGAKTLCIPFEQPNIDINGIKCVHPDCKNKAKYFTLFGRSY, from the exons ATGGAGAATTTGAAACTTGTTGCAAATTCCCAGGACCTTCCTCTag gtGCTTTGATAGTcagtgaattaataaattcatcaaaaaaagttaaaataactATTGAGCTTATTAAAGAATGGAAAAAGCCAACGAATATTGAGTTATCTAATGATAAAGAGATCCTTTCTGATTGGGAAACATCTGTAGCTCGTATATTGTCACAACAACTTGCTCCAGAACTTGCTGGGGGTGATAGTCGTCTAGAAAAATGTCGAGTTAACAGTTGGATAAGCTTCTCAAATGGACAATTAGCCAACAAGGAACTGAGTGAAGAtgatcttgaatttttaaataaaactttgtcAACAATAACTTATCTTGTTGGTGAACGATTGACTCTTGCTGATATTTacgtatttttgaaaattaataaaatggaaattaatgaaaaatatgatcatATTAAACGTTGGTCCAAGCAAGTATTTTCACTTCCtgaagtgaaaaaatatattggtgCATCATcgactgaaaaaaataatcaaacaaaaaaaccagCTGTTACAAAAAAAGATGGTCCaggaaaaaaagaacaagGACAATTTATTGAACTACCTGGTGCTGAAATGGGAAAAGTAATTGTTCGTTTTCCACCAGAAGCAAGTGGTTATCTTCATATTGGACATGCCAAAGCAGCTCTATTAAATCAGCACTATGCTCAAGCATACAAAGGAAAGCTTATAATGAGATTTGATGATACAAATCCAGCAAaagaaaatgttgaatttgaaCAAGCTATTTTAGAAGACTTGAAACTTCTTGAAATAAAGCCAGATCGTTTTACTCATTCATCAGATTACTTTGAATTAATGTTGGAGTattgtgaaaaattaataacagaaGGAAAAGCATATGCTGATGATACACCAGCTGATATTATGAGAGAtcaacgtgaaaaaaaagaaccatCAGCAAATAGAGATAAttcagttgataaaaatatcaaaatgtgGAATGAAATGAAAGCTGGAAGTGAAAAAGGACAACAATGTTGTATTAGAGCTAAAATGTTTTATGATTCATTGAATGGTGCTATGAGAGATCCAACAATATACAGATGTAAACCAGAACCACATCCAAGAACTGGCAcaaaatataatgtatatcCAACATATGATTTTGCATGTCCAATTGTTGATAGTATTGAGGGTGTAACATTGACACTAAGAACAACTGAGTATTTAGACAGAGATGATCAATTTTATTGGTTTATTGATGCACTTGGTTTACGTCGTCCTCATATCTGGGCATACTCAAGACTCAACATGACAAATACTGTATTatctaaaagaaaattaacttGGTTTGTCAATGAGGGACTTGTTGATGGCTGGGATGATCCACGTTTTCCAACTGTACGTGGAATAGTACGTCGTGGAATGACTGTTGAGGGgcttaaacaatttatcattgCTCAAGGTAGCTCAAGATCTGTTGTATTTATGGAATGGGATAAAATATGGGCattcaataaaaaagtcaTTGATCCAATTGCCATTAGATACACTGCATTGAATAACAATGAATTAGTTCCTGTTAAAATTGATGGAGCAAGTGAAGATACTTTGACTGTACAAAATCATCCAAAAGATCCATCAATTggtactaaaaaaattaaagttggAGCCAATATTCTCATTGAACGAACAGACGCTGAAACACTTGTTGAAGGAAATAATGCAACTTTTGTTCATTGGGGAAATATTCTTAttcaaaaaatcaacaaaaaaaatggtgTTATTACGAGTGTtgatggtaaattaaatttagaaaataaagattataaaaatacagttAAATTAACTTGGTTAATTGATGATCGAAgtgataaatcatcaagtgATAAATCAGTACCATGTTATGCTGTTTACTTTGATCATATTATTAGTAAAGGTGTTCTTGGTAAAGATGATGACTTTAAAGATTTTGTTGGTAAAGAAACAAGGAAAGAGGTCAAATTGATGGGTGAAAGTGAATTGACTAGAGTCAAGAAAGGTGAAATAATTCAACTTCAAAGAAAAGGATTTTTCCGTTGTGATGTACCATATATGCCAGCAAGTGGATTTACATCTTGTGAACAGCCACTTGTATTGTTCCATATTCCAGATGGACATTCAACAGCATCAGCAGCtccaaaaaaaactgaaaCTAAAAAATCAGTTACATCAGTAAGcaag gACTCTTCACCAAGTGGTTCATCTGCTGATGAATTGTCATCAAAAATTGCTGCTCAAGGCGAAAAAATAAGACAATTAAAAGCAGACAAAGCTGAAAAAGCTGTCATAACTCCTGAAGTTAATTTGTTGCTTAAATTAAAGAGTGATTACAAGTCAGCCACTGGCCAAGAGTGGAAAGCATCTCCAGTTACAGCAAGTTCTAATAATTcagctgatgatattttatcaaaaattgctGATCAAGGTGAGAAAGTGAGACAATTAAAAAGTGCCAAAGCTGATAAAGCAACTGTAACAGAAGCAGTTGCagttcttttaaaattaaaagatgaatataaaaaagtcaCTGGTCAAGAGTGGAAGCCAACAGCAGTAAAAAAAGAGacaccatcatcaacaacaagtgAAAAACAAGTGGTCTCATCAAACAATCAAGCTTCTAGTGTAGAAagtgatttatcaaaaaaaattgagacaCAAGGTAATAAAGTTAGAGAGCTAAAAAGTGCCAAAGCTGATAAAGCAACTGTAACAGAGGCAGTTGGAGTTcttctaaaattaaaagaagattataaaaaagtcACTGGTCAAGAGTGGAAGACACCAGCAGTTAAAAAAGAGAcaccatcatcaacaagtGAAAAACAAATGGCTTCATCAAACAACCAAGCATCTGGTCTTGATAAtgatttgtcaaaaaaaattgagactCAAGGTAATAAAGTTAGAGAGCTAAAAAGTGCAAAAGCTGATAAAGCAACAGTAACAGAGGCAGTTGGAGttcttttgaaattaaaagaagaatataaaaaagccAATGGTCAAGAGTGGAAGTCACCAACAGTTAAACAAGAGACACCATTATCAACAAGTGAAAAACAAATGGATTCATCAAACAACCAAGCATCTAGTCTTGATAAtgatttgtcaaaaaaaattgagactCAAGGAAATAAAGTTAGAAAGCTAAAAAGTGCCAAAGCTGATAAGGCAACTGTAACAGAGGCAGTTGGAGTTcttctaaaattaaaagaagattataaaaaagcCACTGGTCAAGAGTGGAAGCCAACAAATGCTGCTGCAACTACAGACGCCAAGTCAAGTAACAGTAACAGTAACACCAAAGCCAAGACATCTGAaaagcaacaacaaaaaaaagaaaaaccaaaagtacaagctgaaaaaaaagatgatagcTCCAAAACCGGAACAAGATTAGGTCTTGAAGCTAGAAAATTAGAGGATTTATCAAATTGGTATTCACAAGTTATTGTTAAAGGTGAAATGATTGAATATTATGATGTTTCTGGATGTTATATTCTTCGTCCATGGAGTTATTCAATTTGGGATATAATAGAAGACTTTTTCGatggtgaaataaaaaagctgGGTGTTGAAAATTGTTCTTTTCCAATGTTTGTAAGTAAAAGTGCTttagaaagagaaaaagatCATATTGATGATTTTGCACCAGAAGTTGCATGGGTAACTAAATCTGGTGATTCTGATTTGGCTGAACCAATTGCAATTAGACCAACATCTGAGACTGTCATGTATCCATCATATGCTAAATGGCTTAAATCATATAGGGATCttccattaaaattaaatcaatggaACAGTGTTGTAAGATGGGAATTTAAACATCCACAACCATTCCTTAGAACACGTGAATTTCTTTGGCAAGAAGGTCACACGGCATTCTTAACAAAACAAGAAGCTGATGAAGAAGTACTACAAATTCTTGAACTTTATGCTAGAATTTATGAAGAATATCTTGCAATACCAGTTGTACGTGGTAGAAaaagtgaaaaagaaaaatttgctGGTGGTGATTATACAACAACTGTTGAAGCATTTATATCAGCAAGTGGTAGAGCAATACAAGGTGCAACAAGTCATCATCTTGgtcaaaatttttcaaaaatgttTGGTATACAAGTTGAAGGAGCTGAAGAAGGCAGTGGAAAATCATATGTCTATCAAAATTCTTGGGGTATTACAACAAGAACAATTGGTGTCATGGTTATGGTCCATGGTGATGATAAAGGTCTAGTGTTACCACCAAAAGTTGCTAAGGTTCAAGCAATTATTGTTCCATGTGGAAtaacagcaacaacatcacCAGAACAAAgaacaaaattaatgaatgaatGTAAGAAActtgaaaatgaattaaaaaaagataataaacttAAAGTTGACGGTGATTATCGTGATAATTATAGTCCAGGATGGAAATTCAATCATTGGGAATTAAAAGGTGTTCCAATAAGAGTTGAACTTGGTTTtaaagatttagaaaaaaaccaAGTTACTCTTGTTAGACGTGACAATGGCGAAAAATTAACAGCCAATAGAATAAATATTCTTGATACAATTTTACAAACTCTTGATAATATACAAGCCAGTATGCTTGCCAAAGCAACCAGTGAATTAAATCAACACATCATACAAACAAATGAATGGAcagaattttgtaaaaaacttgatgaaaagaatttattaCTTTCACCATTCTGCGGTGAAATAAGCTGTGAAGATAAAATCAAAGCTGAGAGTACTAGAGAAGAGAGTGATGCTGGTGCACCATCAATGGGAGCAAAAACTCTTTGTATACCATTTGAACAACCTAACATTGATATCAATGGAATCAAATGTGTTCATCCAGATTGCAAAAATAAAGCTAAATACTTTACTCTTTTCGGTAGAAGTTATTaa
- the LOC122856561 gene encoding uncharacterized protein PFB0145c-like — protein sequence MQCNEFIGDCGASSTTTTTTSTNDVVDGCPVVINKTGLPCGEISGLEILDEFRELYKARIKNIDKHDDKSSELKIKIMTEWIRDLDEQNTMLVKTVKELEDAACSRVKVLEHKLQETSGILSNSMTQIGKPSQDTLNDLAQRINYLEQEEQTLKNNIEYLNSDIRGLIQLLERISTKNHWNLEGIDFFSINKNDIPIPNEWTSGQVKKYQKPSNKQLRIILEVDNKIVNSLTPSVPSRCDCQSEYTIHSNSNSQSPLGGGDDDNVDKIEYQMELHHRIADLNKIIQNKEEKIQIYKSKFELLRDKLNKRQEVDGSDDDIIQMLELVGSELNKDKSNENSIEDVDCLKFKIEDKTRIIQELTDQLNKLEKESLETREALAVEVAEKHDSNIRFKNELTDLGENYNLVTKKLKYQDELIKKMRDQSSSNNKKIDENKNDNIISSLEKIKNMMETESNCLLNLKQEFFTIHPIFNNMEKYKIDSEEFITSINKLSKNIDKLSSICLEKTKSIIEFEYVLQEVRENKNIIIENDIEITREQFGLMAEFRLCTVEVQASTEDIKDEIEEILSCLKSRNNVFIELKKLLSSTNNNIHMKNDNIKKLINNLKADHDEKMENKMMIVLQKSNLKDIENEMIEMFNRIKNNTPDNAVLLLIKKALDTIDNINCRLNVFVTKETEGLSLFNDANLLLDDVNKNTNTLETEIKQVLINDGVIEKIFTDRFKKLDKIESELDYAHTRLQDNLENIIAMSERAAADDDDDDKPVKKMKIEQLVESLSSKDKLLEHKEEIIRIQKSSIQVAEEELKNLDERLQMKINEQVRIINNYLEEKKHLIEQSQLQNQTIRHLQDALVDAKKGLSKSPIISHRDNKTPTVFNNNDIQEI from the exons ATGCAGTGTAATGAATTTATAGGAGATTGTGgtgcatcatcaacaacaacaacaacaacatcaacaaatgatgttgttgatggttGTCCAGTTGTCATCAATAAAACTGGTTTACCATGTGGTGAAATATCAGGTCTTGAAATCCTCGATGAATTTCGTGAACTATACAAagctagaataaaaaatattgataaacatgatgataaatcatcagaattaaaaataaaaataatgactgAATGGATTAGAGATCTTGATGAACAAAATACAATGCTTGTTAAGACAGTCAAAGAGTTGGAAGATGCAGCTTGTTCAAGAGTCAAAGTATTGGAGCATAAATTACAAGAAACATCTGGTATATTATCAAACAGCATGACACAAATTGGCAAACCATCACAAGac ACACTCAATGATCTTGCCCAGAGAATTAATTATCTAGAACAAGAAGAACAgactctaaaaaataatattgaatatttaaattctgaTATCAGAGGATTGATTCAACTGTTGGAAAGAATTTCGACAAAAAATCATTGGAATTTAGAGGGAATTGATTTCTTTTCAATCAACAAAAATGACATTCCAATTCCAAATGa atGGACATCTGgacaggtaaaaaaatatcaaaaacctAGTAATAAACAACTTCGTATAATACTTgaagttgataataaaattgtaaattcattAACACCATCTGTACCATCAAGATGTGATTGTCAAAGTGAATATACTATTCATTCAAATTCAAATTCTCAAAGTCCTctt gGCGGGggagatgatgataatgttgataaaattga ATATCAAATGGAGCTACATCATCGAATTGCTGatcttaataaaataatacaaaacaaggaggaaaaaattcaaatttataaaagtaaatttgaaTTACTCAGGGACAAGTTGAACAAACGTCAGGAAGTCGATGGctctgatgatgat ATCATACAAATGTTGGAACTCGTGGGTAGTGAATTAAACAAAGACAAGAGTAATGAAAATTCCATTGAAGATGTTGATTGTctcaagtttaaaattgaagataaaaCAAGGATCATACAAGAATTAActgatcaattaaataaactggaaaag gaaAGCTTAGAGACACGAGAAGCTCTAGCTGTAGAAGTTGCTGAAAAACATGATTCAAATAttcgttttaaaaatgaaCTTACTGATCTTGgagaaaattataatcttgttacaaaaaaacttaaatatcaagatgaattaattaaaaaaatgcgtgatcaa tcatcttcaaataataaaaaaatagatgaaaataaaaacgacaatattatttcaagtcttgaaaaaataaaaaacatgatgGAGACTGAAAGTAATTGTTTgcttaatttaaaacaagaattttttacaatacatccaatatttaataacatgGAAAAATACAAA ATTGATTCAGAAGAATTTATaacaagtataaataaattatcaaaaaatattgataaattatcaagtatatgtcttgaaaaaacaaaatcaattattgaatttgaatATGTTCTTCAAGAAgttagagaaaataaaaatattattattgaaaatgacaTAGAAATAACAAGAGAACAATTTGGCTTAATGGCTGAATTTCGATTATGCACTGTTGAAGTACAAGCATCAACTGAAGATATTAAAgatgaaattgaagaaatattaTCATGTTTAAAATCTcgtaataatgtttttattgaattaaaaaaattactatcaagtacaaataataatatacatatgaaaaatgataatataaagaaactaattaataatttaaaagctgatcatgatgaaaaaatggAAAACAAAATGATGATAGTATTGCAAAAgtcaaatttaaaagatattgaaaatgaaatgatTGAAATGtttaatagaattaaaaataatacaccaGATAATGCtgttttgttgttgataaaaaaagctcttgatactattgataatataaattgtagaTTGAATGTGTTTGTTACAAAAGAGACTGAAGGATTGTCATTGTTTAATGATGCTAATTTGTTACTTgatgatgtaaataaaaacacaaacacTTTAGAAACTGAGATAAAACAAGTATTAATTAATGACGgagtaattgaaaaaatttttactgatagatttaaaaaacttgataagaTTGAGAGTGAACTTGATTACGCACACACAAGATTGCAggataatttagaaaatattattgctaTGAGTGAACGAGCtgctgctgatgatgatgatgatgataaaccagttaaaaaaatgaaaattgaacaACTTGTTGAATCGTTGTCATCAAAAGACAAACTT ttgGAACATAAAGAAGAGATTATTCGTATTCAAAAAAGCTCTATTCAAGTAGCTGAAGAGgaacttaaaaatttagatgaacgATTGCAAATGAAG attaatGAGCAAGTTcgaattatcaataattatctagaagaaaaaaaacatttaatagaacag AGTCAACTACAAAATCAAACGATAAGACATTTGCAAGATGCTTTGGTTGATGCAAAAAAAGGCTTATCAAAAAGTCCAATAATTTCTCATCGTGATAATAAAACACCAACTGTGTTCAACAATAACGATATACAAGAAATAtaa